The following proteins come from a genomic window of Rhodoligotrophos sp. CJ14:
- a CDS encoding aspartate/glutamate racemase family protein, producing the protein MPVYPSRPRKSSYGYPLGVITLDEEAVFAPGDVAYAGSYDFPVYYRVATGTALAGIARGDSALEEAVVTAARELETQGVRAITGASGLLIHYQDAVARAVNIPVLLSSLSQLPFISMLLASDRSIGVITADARLLGNRTLSLTGIDERRRLVTQGMEQASHFRASVLEHREPLDPQRIEQEIVATARQMAEADPDMGAILLEGAMMPAYAAAVNKATALPVFDYMTMIRQLKHATHQRAYSGYY; encoded by the coding sequence ATGCCGGTCTATCCCTCGCGCCCGCGAAAAAGCAGCTATGGTTATCCGCTTGGCGTCATCACCCTCGATGAGGAAGCGGTCTTTGCCCCGGGTGACGTGGCTTACGCCGGCAGCTACGACTTCCCCGTCTATTATCGCGTAGCGACCGGCACGGCCTTGGCCGGCATCGCACGAGGCGATTCCGCCCTCGAAGAGGCCGTCGTCACGGCTGCACGCGAGCTCGAGACACAGGGGGTTAGGGCCATCACCGGTGCCTCAGGGCTCCTGATCCATTATCAGGACGCGGTTGCCAGGGCCGTGAACATTCCCGTCCTGCTCTCCAGCCTGTCGCAGCTGCCCTTCATATCCATGCTGTTGGCAAGCGACCGCTCCATCGGCGTGATCACAGCAGATGCAAGGCTGCTCGGCAACCGCACCTTATCCCTTACCGGCATCGACGAGCGGCGCAGGCTCGTGACGCAGGGGATGGAGCAGGCGTCCCATTTCCGCGCCTCGGTGCTGGAGCATAGGGAGCCTCTCGATCCCCAGCGGATTGAGCAGGAGATCGTCGCAACCGCTCGCCAGATGGCCGAGGCTGACCCAGATATGGGCGCGATCCTGCTCGAAGGTGCAATGATGCCCGCCTATGCCGCCGCGGTGAACAAGGCCACGGCACTGCCGGTCTTCGATTACATGACCATGATCCGGCAGCTCAAGCACGCGACCCACCAGCGTGCCTATTCCGGCTATTACTGA
- a CDS encoding aldo/keto reductase, translated as MEFRTLGRTGLKIAPLVLGGNVFGWTIDEKTSFDVLDAFVDAGFNGIDTADSYSRWAEGNKGGESETIIGNWLQANPGKREKVLIFTKVASDMGEGRKGLSRRWIMQAVEDSLRRLKVDVIDLYQSHWPDPETPYEETLGAYAKLLEQGKVRAIGASNLDASQLGDALKVARDNSLPRYETLQPRYNLYDRRDFEGALRELVVAEDIGVISYYGLASGFLTGKYRSKADLSQSRRREAVSKYLDARGERILDALDQVAGRHGAKPAEVALAWVMTRKGVTAPIASATSREQLASLVKSASLKLSAQDIQALDDASA; from the coding sequence ATGGAATTTCGAACCTTGGGCCGGACTGGCCTTAAGATTGCGCCCCTCGTTCTCGGCGGCAATGTCTTCGGCTGGACGATCGATGAGAAAACGAGTTTCGATGTGCTCGATGCCTTCGTTGATGCGGGTTTCAACGGCATTGATACCGCCGATTCCTATTCCCGGTGGGCGGAAGGCAACAAGGGCGGCGAATCCGAGACCATCATTGGCAATTGGCTCCAAGCAAACCCCGGCAAACGCGAGAAGGTCCTCATCTTCACCAAAGTGGCATCCGATATGGGCGAGGGTCGGAAGGGCCTCTCCCGGCGTTGGATCATGCAAGCGGTCGAAGATTCACTGCGACGGCTCAAGGTCGATGTGATCGATCTCTACCAGTCCCATTGGCCAGACCCGGAAACACCTTACGAGGAGACGCTCGGCGCCTATGCAAAGCTGCTCGAGCAAGGCAAAGTTCGCGCCATCGGTGCCTCGAACCTCGATGCGAGCCAGCTTGGTGACGCCCTGAAGGTCGCCAGAGACAACAGCCTTCCTCGCTATGAAACGCTGCAGCCGCGCTATAATCTTTATGATCGCCGCGATTTCGAGGGCGCCTTACGCGAGCTGGTGGTTGCAGAAGATATCGGTGTAATCTCTTATTACGGCCTCGCCTCGGGCTTCCTCACCGGGAAATATCGCTCTAAGGCTGATCTCTCACAGAGCAGACGCCGCGAAGCCGTCAGCAAATATCTGGATGCGCGCGGCGAACGCATCCTCGATGCGCTCGATCAAGTCGCCGGCCGCCATGGTGCCAAGCCGGCGGAAGTGGCTCTGGCCTGGGTCATGACCCGAAAGGGCGTCACCGCCCCGATCGCCAGCGCGACCAGCCGCGAGCAGCTTGCAAGTCTCGTCAAATCCGCCAGTCTTAAGCTTAGCGCCCAGGATATTCAGGCGCTCGATGACGCGAGCGCCTGA
- a CDS encoding aspartate/glutamate racemase family protein, whose translation MATYDLRPGARSGGHAVGILQLDCWLPFIPGDVDNASTYDYPVIYKMVPGLTTAACLSGAPEFASAVAAAAIELEKQGVRAISSDCGFMLQFQEAVREAVRIPVAMSSLLQLPIIAAALAPDQPIAVITADSSNLTPDFLKRAGVAIPNPLVIRGLQDRPEFKAAVFDERGGIDSDLVTEEIVALAKEIVAAHPNTGAVLLECSMTPPYAKAVQDAVGLPVFDFITMIDQVEQATRPRSNAQLS comes from the coding sequence ATGGCGACCTATGACCTAAGACCAGGAGCCCGCAGCGGCGGCCATGCCGTGGGTATTCTTCAGCTTGATTGCTGGCTGCCCTTCATCCCTGGCGATGTCGATAATGCCAGCACTTACGATTATCCGGTTATCTACAAGATGGTGCCGGGCCTGACCACGGCCGCCTGTCTCTCTGGCGCGCCGGAATTTGCCTCAGCTGTCGCAGCGGCTGCTATTGAGCTCGAAAAACAGGGTGTCCGTGCGATTTCGAGCGATTGTGGCTTCATGCTGCAATTCCAGGAGGCGGTCCGCGAGGCCGTTCGCATCCCGGTCGCCATGTCGAGCCTGCTTCAACTGCCGATCATCGCGGCAGCCCTCGCGCCAGACCAGCCCATCGCTGTCATCACCGCTGATTCCTCGAATCTGACCCCGGATTTCCTGAAGCGGGCCGGTGTCGCAATTCCCAACCCGCTGGTCATTCGTGGCCTCCAGGACCGACCCGAATTCAAGGCTGCTGTGTTCGACGAGCGTGGCGGCATAGACTCAGATCTGGTCACGGAAGAGATCGTGGCGCTCGCCAAGGAGATTGTGGCTGCTCATCCCAATACGGGCGCGGTCCTCTTGGAATGCTCCATGACACCGCCATACGCTAAAGCCGTGCAGGACGCGGTCGGACTGCCGGTCTTCGATTTCATCACCATGATCGACCAGGTCGAGCAGGCGACGCGGCCACGTTCTAACGCCCAGCTTTCCTGA
- a CDS encoding sulfatase — protein MSRLVAIARLAVACIVVQCILVWPDRLDAVEWNAFLSPQIELAIVIGAIALAARPGSTGLWPMLIRRALTAFLAVLLVLRLADMVMNAAFGRPFDLVLDLHLIGKGSNFVADSLGLAIGLALCIGLAFALIIIIFAIDRAMGEIGAATLRLGRFRPVAAVLLLAGGGIAIANQPDPVLAKSSSALTAHLARAYQSATDLESFAAEAAEQPLGHLLPSRRLQGLAGKDVIFIFIESYGASTLSDASFKPAISHTLDEAQRAIAQKGYGVRSAFLTSTTIGGQSWLAQSALMSGLRIDNQGRYDAFVRQGGPNLVRDFSSAGWHTAAIAPAITQPWPEARSFGFDTVLTAADLGYRGQPFSWVTMPDQFTLSAFEKRVRSQQLGPVMAQITLISSHAPWTPLPQLVSWDALGDGTVFNAMAKAGEPAESLWRDHDRVRLQYRRAIEYSLTAIADYVRHYGSKDLVLILVGDHPPAPWIAGSAAREVPIHILAADPDVLTALDDWHWTHSMRPGPEAPVWPMAAFRERFVKAFSG, from the coding sequence ATGAGCCGCCTCGTCGCCATAGCCCGTCTTGCAGTTGCGTGCATCGTGGTCCAATGCATCCTGGTCTGGCCAGACCGGCTGGATGCGGTGGAGTGGAACGCATTCCTCAGCCCGCAAATCGAGCTCGCCATCGTGATCGGCGCCATTGCTCTCGCGGCAAGGCCCGGCTCAACCGGGCTCTGGCCCATGCTCATTCGCCGGGCCTTAACGGCATTCCTGGCTGTTCTGCTTGTTCTGCGCCTCGCGGATATGGTGATGAATGCCGCCTTTGGACGGCCATTCGATCTCGTGCTTGATCTGCACCTCATCGGCAAAGGCAGTAACTTTGTGGCCGATAGCTTGGGATTGGCCATCGGCCTGGCTCTCTGTATCGGGCTCGCCTTCGCCCTCATCATCATCATTTTCGCAATCGACCGCGCCATGGGCGAAATCGGCGCGGCCACCCTGCGCCTTGGTCGCTTTCGGCCGGTCGCCGCAGTTCTGCTGCTGGCAGGCGGCGGTATTGCGATCGCAAATCAGCCCGACCCTGTGCTCGCCAAGTCCTCATCCGCGCTCACGGCACATCTCGCCCGGGCCTATCAAAGCGCGACCGATCTGGAATCCTTCGCAGCGGAAGCTGCCGAGCAGCCGCTTGGGCATCTCCTGCCCTCACGCCGCCTGCAAGGCCTGGCCGGCAAGGATGTGATCTTCATCTTCATCGAATCCTATGGCGCGAGCACGCTCAGCGATGCCTCTTTCAAGCCGGCGATCAGCCACACCCTTGATGAGGCCCAACGCGCGATTGCGCAAAAAGGCTATGGGGTGCGCAGCGCCTTCCTCACCTCGACCACCATCGGCGGCCAGAGCTGGCTTGCCCAATCGGCTTTGATGTCCGGCTTGAGGATCGACAATCAAGGCCGTTACGATGCCTTCGTGCGCCAAGGCGGTCCCAACCTCGTCAGGGACTTCTCCTCCGCAGGCTGGCACACGGCCGCGATCGCACCGGCAATCACCCAACCATGGCCGGAAGCGCGGTCCTTCGGCTTCGATACCGTTCTCACCGCCGCCGATCTCGGCTATCGCGGTCAACCCTTCAGCTGGGTCACCATGCCGGACCAATTCACGCTCTCGGCCTTCGAGAAACGGGTGCGGAGCCAGCAGCTCGGGCCGGTGATGGCGCAGATCACGCTGATTTCGAGCCACGCCCCCTGGACCCCTCTACCCCAGCTGGTGAGCTGGGATGCCCTGGGCGATGGCACGGTCTTCAACGCCATGGCGAAGGCCGGCGAGCCCGCCGAGAGCCTTTGGCGCGATCATGATCGCGTCCGCCTCCAGTATCGGCGCGCCATCGAATACTCTCTGACAGCGATTGCCGATTATGTCCGGCATTATGGCAGCAAGGATCTCGTGCTGATCCTCGTTGGCGATCATCCGCCTGCGCCATGGATCGCCGGCAGCGCTGCCCGCGAGGTTCCCATCCATATCCTTGCGGCCGACCCGGACGTGTTGACCGCCCTCGATGATTGGCATTGGACGCACTCCATGCGCCCCGGACCAGAGGCGCCGGTTTGGCCGATGGCCGCCTTTCGCGAGCGCTTCGTGAAGGCATTTTCCGGCTAA
- a CDS encoding DNA translocase FtsK, with amino-acid sequence MRSSIRPLTVYDFSRRTASHHPPAPPQSTLKIPPTKTGRNRVDDVLLGSAPVPSWLQQFSMGANARFTRTPDYLLRSRQPAPDETGMVEPAPPLVYGQGDPVQELREDAGDLAVSTVVPEDKSYEIEAKQPDKATSELEEDQAVASPSKPLAALDELIHLDWKEPPFKPANQDEEVSELSQPQQAASPSELRPAPHFQPVPLSLSASFSWSPFGLLNPVLQGAAVLKQSAGEEPQNQAVAEPKPAAGEQTQTAPAVVTDVPALSAAPAAVAPAVAALSAPLPASAKPFVPPAPVRPTFVAPITERTLPVTASKPEAPVMAIAATGEASVTIARDEDAFDEDLYAYELPPLSLLSKPPVTEPCYELSEEYLEATSEKLERTLHDFGVKGEIIDANPGPVVTLYELEPAPGTKLSRVISVSSDIARSMSAVSARVAVVEGRNIIGIELPNQRRETVWLRELLSSPDFAEAKAKLGLCLGKTIGGEPVIADLARMPHLLVAGTTGSGKSVAINTMILSLLYRHKPEDCRLIMIDPKMLELSVYEGIPHLLTPVVTDPKKAVVALKWAVREMEERYRKMSHLGVRNIDGYNARLAEARAKDETIVRRVQIGFDRETGDAVYEEQEMDLTPLPYIVVIVDEMADLMMVAGKEIESAIQRLAQMARAAGIHIIMATQRPSVDVITGTIKANFPTRISFQVTSKIDSRTILGEMGAEQLLGQGDMLYMAGGGRIMRVHGPFVSDAEVEKVVDHLKRQGRPEYLDAVTSDEEDQEAVPPPSAPVDEDDEAVFDKGEFGEETGDLYEQAVAVVLRDRKASTSYIQRRLKIGYNRAASIMERMETEGIVGPANHAGKREILSGGKGY; translated from the coding sequence ATGCGTTCTTCGATAAGACCTCTCACTGTCTATGATTTTTCGCGCCGGACAGCGAGCCATCATCCTCCAGCACCGCCGCAGAGCACGCTCAAGATCCCGCCGACCAAAACAGGTCGCAACCGGGTGGACGATGTGCTGCTCGGATCTGCGCCCGTGCCGAGCTGGCTCCAGCAATTCTCGATGGGTGCCAATGCCCGCTTTACCCGCACGCCCGACTATCTCCTCAGGTCGCGTCAGCCTGCACCCGACGAGACGGGCATGGTGGAGCCGGCCCCGCCACTGGTCTATGGCCAGGGCGACCCTGTTCAAGAGCTGCGCGAGGATGCAGGGGATCTCGCTGTCTCGACCGTGGTGCCCGAAGACAAGTCCTACGAGATAGAGGCAAAGCAACCGGACAAGGCCACCTCCGAGCTCGAGGAGGATCAAGCGGTTGCATCGCCGAGCAAGCCGCTGGCGGCACTCGATGAGCTCATCCATCTCGACTGGAAAGAACCGCCCTTCAAGCCCGCCAATCAGGACGAGGAGGTGAGCGAGCTCAGTCAGCCGCAGCAGGCCGCAAGCCCATCCGAGCTGCGGCCAGCCCCGCATTTCCAGCCGGTACCGCTCAGCTTGAGCGCGTCGTTCTCATGGTCGCCGTTCGGGCTTCTCAATCCGGTGCTGCAGGGGGCGGCCGTGCTGAAGCAATCCGCCGGAGAGGAGCCTCAGAACCAGGCCGTCGCCGAACCGAAACCCGCTGCCGGTGAGCAGACCCAGACCGCGCCAGCCGTGGTGACGGACGTGCCGGCCCTCAGCGCCGCGCCAGCTGCTGTTGCCCCCGCGGTAGCTGCATTATCAGCGCCGCTGCCGGCTTCCGCGAAGCCCTTCGTTCCGCCGGCTCCGGTTCGGCCGACATTTGTGGCGCCGATCACCGAGCGCACACTGCCCGTTACGGCGTCAAAGCCCGAGGCACCGGTTATGGCCATCGCGGCCACGGGGGAGGCAAGCGTCACCATTGCGCGGGATGAGGACGCGTTCGACGAGGACCTCTATGCTTATGAGCTGCCGCCGCTGTCGCTGCTCTCCAAGCCGCCGGTCACAGAGCCCTGCTACGAGCTGTCAGAAGAATATCTCGAAGCGACATCCGAGAAGCTGGAGCGCACGCTGCATGATTTTGGCGTGAAGGGCGAGATCATCGACGCCAATCCCGGACCGGTGGTCACTCTTTACGAGCTGGAGCCGGCGCCGGGCACGAAGCTCAGCCGCGTCATTTCGGTCTCGAGCGACATCGCCCGTTCCATGAGTGCGGTTTCGGCGCGCGTTGCAGTGGTCGAGGGCCGGAACATCATCGGTATCGAGCTGCCCAATCAGCGCCGCGAGACGGTGTGGCTACGCGAGCTGCTGTCGAGCCCGGATTTCGCGGAAGCCAAAGCAAAGCTGGGCCTTTGCCTCGGCAAGACGATCGGCGGTGAACCGGTGATTGCCGATCTTGCGCGCATGCCGCATCTGCTGGTTGCCGGCACGACCGGCTCGGGCAAGTCGGTGGCGATCAACACGATGATCCTGTCGCTGCTGTATCGGCACAAGCCGGAAGATTGCCGGCTGATCATGATCGACCCGAAGATGCTGGAGCTGTCGGTCTATGAGGGCATCCCGCATCTGCTCACGCCGGTGGTCACCGATCCCAAAAAGGCGGTTGTGGCGCTGAAATGGGCCGTGCGCGAGATGGAGGAGCGCTACCGGAAAATGTCGCATCTCGGGGTGCGCAATATCGACGGGTATAATGCGCGGCTGGCGGAAGCGCGGGCGAAAGACGAGACCATCGTTCGGCGGGTGCAGATCGGCTTCGACCGCGAGACCGGTGATGCGGTCTACGAAGAGCAGGAGATGGACCTCACGCCGCTGCCTTATATCGTCGTGATCGTCGACGAGATGGCAGACCTGATGATGGTCGCCGGCAAGGAGATCGAGAGTGCCATTCAGCGGCTTGCGCAAATGGCGCGTGCGGCGGGCATCCACATCATCATGGCGACGCAACGGCCCTCTGTCGATGTGATCACGGGGACGATCAAGGCCAATTTCCCGACACGGATAAGCTTCCAGGTCACCTCGAAGATCGATAGCCGCACCATTCTCGGCGAGATGGGTGCCGAGCAGCTGCTAGGGCAGGGCGACATGCTCTATATGGCAGGCGGTGGCCGCATCATGCGCGTGCATGGACCGTTCGTCTCCGATGCCGAGGTGGAGAAGGTAGTCGATCACCTCAAGCGGCAGGGGCGGCCCGAGTATCTTGATGCGGTCACATCCGATGAAGAGGATCAGGAGGCGGTGCCGCCCCCGTCAGCACCGGTCGACGAGGATGACGAAGCGGTCTTCGACAAGGGTGAGTTCGGCGAGGAGACCGGTGATCTCTATGAGCAGGCTGTCGCGGTGGTCCTGCGGGACCGCAAGGCGTCAACCTCCTACATTCAGCGCCGGCTGAAGATCGGCTATAACCGCGCTGCCTCCATCATGGAGCGGATGGAGACTGAAGGCATTGTGGGCCCCGCCAATCACGCCGGTAAACGCGAGATCTTGAGCGGCGGGAAGGGGTACTGA
- the ngg gene encoding N-acetylglutaminylglutamine synthetase yields the protein MMGEQKRRGRKNWSRALMAHRMHRLRDSSMMPPLDRGPQDGPKNATLDCGWGRLLFAPTFESAEALVDSLRQEKPEQRDIVIYIRDPHVVVAAAPQELFLDPSHTYRLDLATYRQAASRPRGFVVRRLASPEDADAVNSIYLQRKMVPVPPEFFLARGRRDRALIHLVAEDTDTGRVIGTVTGVDHAHVGGTKSADRIEGSSLWCLAVDPQATRPGIGEALVRHLAAHFQARGAPWLDLSVLHNNAQAIALYEKLGFVRVPCFAVKRKNPINEALFAPPPPDEARLNPYARLIVDEARRRGILVEITDAEAGFFRLTHGARSIHCRESLSELTSAVAMSICDDKTVTRRVVSRAGVRVPDQILAGDMEALESFLAKYEQVVVKPARGEQGKGVAVGLSDFEAVLAAIERARAFSDQVVIEEFVEGQDLRLVVIDYKLVAAAIRRPAHIMGDGMTSVRDLIERQSRRRAAATGGESRIPIDDETERCLAKLDLTLDSVPEAGREVTVRRTANLHTGGTIHDVTDHVHPDLVDAAVRAARAIEIPVTGIDFVVKSPYESDYVFIEANERPGLANHEPQPTAQRFIDLLFPHSMPASARASWTGEICPG from the coding sequence ATGATGGGTGAACAGAAGAGGCGCGGCCGGAAGAACTGGTCGCGCGCCCTGATGGCGCATCGCATGCATCGCCTGCGCGATAGCAGCATGATGCCGCCGCTCGATCGAGGACCTCAGGATGGCCCAAAGAATGCCACGCTCGATTGCGGCTGGGGACGGCTTTTGTTCGCGCCGACCTTCGAGTCGGCGGAAGCGCTCGTTGACAGCCTGCGACAAGAGAAGCCTGAGCAGCGGGATATCGTGATCTATATCCGCGATCCCCATGTGGTGGTGGCAGCCGCCCCGCAGGAGCTGTTCCTGGATCCCTCGCATACCTATCGGCTGGATCTTGCCACTTACCGGCAAGCGGCAAGTCGGCCGCGCGGATTCGTGGTGCGACGGCTGGCTTCGCCGGAAGATGCGGATGCAGTGAACAGCATCTATCTGCAGCGGAAAATGGTGCCCGTGCCGCCGGAATTCTTCCTCGCGCGCGGGCGCAGAGACCGGGCGCTGATTCATCTGGTTGCGGAAGATACCGATACCGGCCGGGTGATCGGGACAGTGACCGGCGTCGATCATGCCCATGTCGGCGGCACGAAATCGGCCGATCGCATTGAAGGTTCCTCGCTCTGGTGCCTGGCTGTGGACCCACAGGCGACCCGGCCTGGCATCGGCGAGGCGCTGGTGCGCCATCTGGCAGCGCATTTTCAGGCACGCGGTGCACCTTGGCTCGATCTCTCTGTGCTCCACAACAATGCGCAGGCGATCGCACTTTATGAGAAGCTTGGCTTCGTGCGCGTGCCGTGCTTTGCGGTCAAACGGAAGAACCCTATCAACGAGGCCCTGTTCGCGCCGCCGCCCCCCGACGAGGCACGGCTCAATCCTTACGCGCGGCTGATCGTGGACGAGGCGCGGCGGCGCGGCATCCTGGTTGAGATCACGGATGCGGAGGCAGGATTCTTCCGCCTTACGCATGGTGCCCGCTCCATTCATTGCCGAGAGAGCCTCAGTGAGCTGACCTCGGCGGTGGCGATGTCGATCTGTGACGACAAGACCGTGACGCGACGCGTGGTGTCGAGGGCAGGCGTGCGCGTGCCGGACCAGATCCTGGCCGGTGATATGGAGGCGCTCGAGAGCTTCCTTGCCAAGTATGAGCAGGTGGTGGTGAAGCCGGCCCGAGGTGAGCAGGGCAAAGGCGTCGCGGTGGGGCTCAGCGATTTCGAAGCGGTTCTGGCGGCCATCGAACGGGCGCGCGCCTTCAGCGATCAGGTCGTGATCGAGGAATTCGTCGAGGGCCAGGATCTGCGGCTGGTCGTGATCGACTACAAGCTGGTGGCGGCAGCGATCCGGCGTCCGGCCCATATCATGGGGGATGGCATGACGAGCGTGCGCGACCTGATCGAACGGCAAAGTCGGCGGCGAGCCGCAGCCACGGGTGGTGAGTCGCGCATTCCCATCGATGATGAGACGGAACGCTGCCTTGCCAAGCTCGACCTGACGCTCGACAGCGTGCCGGAAGCCGGGCGCGAGGTCACCGTGAGGCGAACCGCCAATCTGCACACCGGCGGCACGATCCATGATGTCACCGATCACGTTCATCCTGATCTGGTGGATGCGGCGGTGCGTGCAGCCCGCGCGATCGAGATTCCGGTCACGGGAATTGATTTCGTGGTCAAGAGCCCCTACGAGTCGGACTATGTGTTCATTGAAGCCAATGAGCGGCCAGGCCTTGCCAATCACGAGCCACAACCGACGGCTCAGCGCTTCATCGACCTGTTGTTCCCGCACTCGATGCCGGCTTCTGCCCGGGCGTCCTGGACTGGAGAGATATGCCCCGGATGA
- a CDS encoding osmoprotectant NAGGN system M42 family peptidase → MPRMRIDVEYLAEVLKHLLEIPSPSSYTDNVVRACCEELASLGVPFEITRRGAIRALVRGKHRRPARALAAHLDTLGAQVRALKDNGRLSLVSVGTWSARFAEGARCTIFSERGTYRGTILPLLASGHTFGDAVDTQPTGWDHVELRVDAYASNEKDLSALGIAIGDIVAIDPQPEFLDNGFIVSRHLDDKAGVAAMLAALKALREARKVPPVDTFFVFTISEEVGVGAAAVLTGDIASMVTIDNGTTAPGQNSREFGATIAMADMSGPFDYHLTQKLIRLCQDNDIRFQRDVFRFYRSDSASAIVAGHDVRTALVTFGVDSSHGYERIHMHALRSVAELITAYVLSPVEIERDAVDVGPLEGFTSQPEEAAEQELSPTSETTDGGIR, encoded by the coding sequence ATGCCCCGGATGAGAATTGACGTTGAGTATCTTGCGGAGGTGCTGAAGCATCTGCTCGAGATACCAAGTCCCTCCAGCTATACGGATAACGTTGTCCGCGCGTGCTGCGAGGAGCTCGCATCGCTCGGCGTTCCATTCGAGATCACCCGTCGCGGGGCCATTCGCGCCCTCGTCCGCGGCAAGCATCGCCGGCCTGCCCGCGCACTTGCCGCTCATCTCGACACGCTCGGCGCGCAGGTCCGGGCGCTGAAGGACAATGGCAGGCTCTCGCTCGTCTCGGTGGGCACATGGTCGGCGCGTTTCGCGGAAGGCGCCCGGTGCACCATTTTCAGCGAGCGGGGCACCTATAGGGGAACGATTCTGCCGCTGCTTGCCTCAGGCCACACTTTCGGTGATGCGGTCGACACGCAGCCGACCGGGTGGGACCATGTCGAGCTCCGCGTTGATGCCTATGCCAGCAATGAGAAGGATCTCTCAGCTCTCGGGATCGCGATTGGCGATATCGTGGCGATCGATCCGCAGCCGGAGTTTCTGGACAATGGCTTCATCGTCTCCCGCCATCTCGACGACAAGGCCGGGGTGGCTGCCATGCTCGCCGCGCTCAAGGCCTTGAGGGAGGCACGTAAAGTACCGCCCGTCGATACGTTCTTCGTTTTCACCATTTCCGAGGAGGTGGGAGTTGGGGCTGCGGCGGTGCTCACCGGCGATATTGCCTCGATGGTCACCATCGACAATGGAACCACGGCCCCAGGCCAGAACAGCCGCGAGTTCGGCGCGACGATCGCCATGGCCGATATGAGCGGGCCATTCGACTATCACCTAACGCAGAAGCTGATTCGGCTTTGCCAGGACAACGATATTCGCTTCCAGCGGGATGTGTTTCGGTTCTATCGCTCCGATAGCGCATCCGCCATCGTGGCCGGTCACGACGTGCGCACCGCGCTGGTCACATTCGGCGTCGATTCCAGTCACGGCTATGAGCGCATCCATATGCATGCGCTGCGTTCGGTGGCCGAGCTGATCACGGCCTATGTGCTGAGCCCTGTGGAAATCGAGCGTGACGCCGTCGATGTCGGACCGCTGGAAGGCTTCACGTCACAACCTGAAGAAGCGGCCGAACAGGAGCTCTCGCCAACCAGCGAGACGACGGATGGCGGCATTCGATAG
- a CDS encoding cytochrome b, translated as MTTWPVGARTGRYHPLMRALHWTIALLVLIVLPVGILIKFVAEADKPVFYLIHESLGFLILWIMLARLAVRLAIGAPPREEPVPAFRALATTVHVSLYAALILQPIFGFLATNAFGFPLQWFGVVTVPSPIGDSPELAPYLMGVHVALGYAILVLFCLHMAGVIYHTFVRRDGLLRRMI; from the coding sequence GTGACCACCTGGCCTGTGGGTGCGAGAACCGGGCGATATCATCCGTTGATGCGCGCGTTGCACTGGACGATTGCATTGCTTGTGCTGATCGTTCTGCCGGTGGGCATCCTGATCAAGTTCGTGGCCGAAGCTGACAAGCCAGTCTTCTACCTCATCCATGAATCGCTCGGCTTCCTCATTCTCTGGATAATGCTGGCGCGGCTTGCGGTTCGCCTTGCCATCGGCGCGCCACCAAGAGAAGAGCCCGTGCCCGCGTTCCGGGCCCTGGCGACCACAGTGCATGTGTCGCTCTATGCGGCGCTGATCCTGCAGCCGATCTTCGGGTTTCTCGCCACCAACGCCTTTGGCTTTCCGCTGCAATGGTTCGGAGTGGTGACGGTGCCGAGCCCGATCGGGGACTCGCCAGAGCTCGCGCCGTATCTCATGGGTGTGCATGTGGCGCTGGGCTATGCCATCCTCGTGCTGTTCTGTCTGCATATGGCCGGCGTGATCTATCACACATTTGTCCGGCGGGATGGCTTGCTTCGGCGGATGATTTAG